GGCAACGGGACGGGCAGCAGTACCACAATCGCGGCACTGCTGCCCGTCGCGGCTGACGACCGACGCGTGTGGGGATGCATTCCGGCGCTCTACATTAGAGTTGTCCCGTGAGCGCATCAGGTGGCACAGCGCTCGCGCACTGTGTCACCACGGGGGGGTGGATGGGTTCGGCGTGCGCTTACCCCGCCGTCGGACAGAGTGGGCAGGAGTCCTGTTCGCTCACCGTCCTATTATCGTAATCCCGTTtgtggtgtcgtggtcatgtctcgcggccacgaacgggaccgagggtcttgccttaatcggccggaccgcgaggaagaaaacctctataaaaaattaccccgaatcccaaGCGGCGACGCAGCGCGAGGGGATGCATGGCTGATGGGTAGTTCAGTCACTACTGCGATCCCCTGCTCTGCAGCCCCGCCGAGGCCAGAGTGGGGTTACGCGAGGCTTGCCCAGGTACAGGGGGTGTTACCTCGGGCTGACCACCTTTTCCCCCTTACTCGTGGGAACAGTTATGGAActtgaaaacaaaaaacttttaaacgatGATGGTGTGGAGAttgacgagaggcccgagaagggcggagtagaggagaggcccgagaagggtgcAGTTGTTTCGGATGGAGAGTTGTCTGACGTCGGCATGAGGTCGCGATCACCGTGCGACTCCGACTCGTCTCGCGCTCGGCTCTGGAAGCGGAAGCGCGATAGGGAAGAAGACACGTCAGATGACACTGATGATAAGTCCACGGCAGGAAAGTGTCACACGGCGCGCAGGGGTCGTGGCCGACCGCCCACGACAGGGCAATATGTTGGCCTCGCCAAGGCCAAGGCCGACTACCTCAAGCAGTGCGAGAGGGAGCTCGAGCTTGAGGCCGAAAGCGAGGCCATTGAGATCTCAAGGAGAGTGAGAGCTTCGCGCTCTAATATAAATCCGGAAGGTGGGACGATTTCGGAAGAATGCTCGATAACAGATCTGCATCGGAAGGCCCAGGAATACGTCGAGGCCATTCTCACCGTGACAAAGATCTCTAAGAACTTGAAGGGGACGAGCAAGAAAGCTCTGAATGAGTCCGCCAAGGGTATAGGCGAAGTACTCGGCGCCCTATACCACCGAACGACGAATGATGAGGTCAGGCAGCTGCGGGAGGCCAACGAGCGCCTAGAAGCGGAGAACGTACAGCTCCGCTCGGAGATCTCCGAGCTGCGACAGAGTGTAGCCGACATTAGGCGTGAGCTGGGCTCGACGTCCACTCCAGCCCCTCCCGCGAATGAAAACGGACTGATCGACCGCATAATGGCAGGGGTGGGCGCCATGCTCGACTCCCGCCTGGCGAAGCTGGAGGAGTCTGGCAGACTCCTGCCTGAAGCGCCTGAAGCGCGAAAAGGACCACCGGCGGCTTCGAAGAAGATCGCAACGTCGCCGCCGCAGACAGGGGTCACAACGCTGACTCCGCCAGCGAACCCGGCCCCAAAGTCTGCAAGTCAGTCTgccaagaagaagaaaaagaagaagaaggcggGTGCGGCTACCCAAGTCGCTGCGCCCAACGAGCCTCGCCCCCTACCACCTGCTCCGGCCGCTCTGACGGAGGGGTGGAATGTGGTGGCGAGGAAAGGCAGGAAGGTGGGGCCGCCCAAAAACCAGCCCCAGCCCCAGAACAAAGGTGTGCCGGCTAAAAAGCCAAAGACGCCGAAGCTGCGACTGCCGCGATCGGCGGCGGTGCAGCTGACGCTGCTGCCGGGCAGCACGAGGACCTACGCGGAGGTCCTCGGTGCCATAAAGGCTGACGGCCTTATAGCGAGCATGGGCGTCGAGACTCGCTATAGGGTCTCTCAGACCGGCGCGCGAAGGTTCGAGCTGCCCGGCACCGGCAATAAGGAGAAGGCCGAGGAGCTAGCCCGGCGCATCAAGGCGGTCGTCGGCGAGGACGTGGCGGTCACCCGCCCGGAGAAGTGCGCCGACCTGCGGGTGGCCGGGTTAGACGACTCGGTCACTCCCCAGGAGCTGGCCGGCGTGATCGCCAAGGCGGGAGGATGCGCCGAAGAATCGATAAAAGTGGGCGAAGTACGGCAAAACTTCGCCGGCATCGGGACAGCGTGGGTTCGCCTGCCAGTAGAGGCGGCGAAGAAAGTGGTCGACGGGCGCCGCCTACTCGTTGGATTCGTGTCGGCGAGTGTGTCCCTGCTGAAGGCGAGACCTCAGCAATGTTATCGCTGCCACGAGGTTGGGCACGTGGCAGCGAAGTGCGACAAGGGGgtggaccgcagcggccagTGCTACCGCTGCGGCAAGGAGGGGCACATTCGCCGGCAGTGTACTGCCGAAGCTTGCTGTCCCATATGCCAGGCGGAGAAAAAACCGGCTGGGCACAGCCTAGTTGCGTGCCCTCGCAATAAAGCAAGTCATAGGAGGAAAAAGGCGGCGCCCAGGGATAAAACCCGCGCACCGCCCGCCAACCGAGCCGGGGAGGTAGCAATGGACACCTAACTGCGTTATGGCGCTTAAGGTGCTCCAAGCCAacctga
The nucleotide sequence above comes from Melitaea cinxia chromosome 11, ilMelCinx1.1, whole genome shotgun sequence. Encoded proteins:
- the LOC123657671 gene encoding uncharacterized protein LOC123657671, producing MRSRSPCDSDSSRARLWKRKRDREEDTSDDTDDKSTAGKCHTARRGRGRPPTTGQYVGLAKAKADYLKQCERELELEAESEAIEISRRVRASRSNINPEGGTISEECSITDLHRKAQEYVEAILTVTKISKNLKGTSKKALNESAKGIGEVLGALYHRTTNDEVRQLREANERLEAENVQLRSEISELRQSVADIRRELGSTSTPAPPANENGLIDRIMAGVGAMLDSRLAKLEESGRLLPEAPEARKGPPAASKKIATSPPQTGVTTLTPPANPAPKSASQSAKKKKKKKKAGAATQVAAPNEPRPLPPAPAALTEGWNVVARKGRKVGPPKNQPQPQNKGVPAKKPKTPKLRLPRSAAVQLTLLPGSTRTYAEVLGAIKADGLIASMGVETRYRVSQTGARRFELPGTGNKEKAEELARRIKAVVGEDVAVTRPEKCADLRVAGLDDSVTPQELAGVIAKAGGCAEESIKVGEVRQNFAGIGTAWVRLPVEAAKKVVDGRRLLVGFVSASVSLLKARPQQCYRCHEVGHVAAKCDKGVDRSGQCYRCGKEGHIRRQCTAEACCPICQAEKKPAGHSLVACPRNKASHRRKKAAPRDKTRAPPANRAGEVAMDT